One Mesorhizobium sp. L-2-11 genomic region harbors:
- a CDS encoding SDR family oxidoreductase, whose amino-acid sequence MKLFDLDGDVALVTGAGSGIGQAIAIGLAEAGADIACFGHASKGGLDETAHRVSALGRKALVLTGTVTSEADLSVAIERTEKELGALTIAVNNAGVAGAEPAETLSLEKWQKLYDVNVSGVFLSCQAEARVMLTRRKGSIINIASMSGSIVNRGLTQAHYNSSKAAVIHMSRSLAMEWADRGLRVNVVSPGYTLTPMNKRPEVADQVRIFERDTPMGRMAAPEEMVGPTVFLASRASSFVTGIDLIVDGGFVCW is encoded by the coding sequence ATGAAACTATTCGATCTTGATGGCGACGTTGCCCTCGTTACCGGCGCCGGCAGCGGCATCGGCCAAGCGATCGCCATCGGCCTGGCCGAGGCCGGCGCCGATATCGCCTGTTTCGGCCATGCCTCGAAAGGCGGGCTGGACGAAACCGCGCACAGGGTCTCGGCGCTTGGTCGCAAGGCACTGGTGCTGACCGGCACGGTGACCTCAGAGGCCGATTTGTCAGTGGCGATCGAGCGCACGGAGAAAGAACTCGGTGCGCTGACCATCGCCGTCAACAATGCCGGCGTCGCTGGAGCCGAGCCGGCCGAGACGCTGTCGCTGGAGAAATGGCAGAAGCTCTACGACGTCAATGTCAGCGGCGTATTCCTGTCCTGCCAGGCCGAAGCGCGCGTAATGCTGACGCGGCGCAAGGGCTCGATCATCAACATCGCCTCGATGTCGGGCTCGATCGTCAACCGCGGCCTGACCCAGGCGCACTATAATTCGTCGAAGGCCGCCGTCATCCACATGTCCAGGAGTCTCGCCATGGAATGGGCCGATCGCGGTCTGCGCGTCAATGTCGTCAGCCCCGGCTACACGCTGACGCCGATGAACAAGCGGCCGGAAGTCGCCGACCAGGTCAGGATCTTCGAGCGCGACACGCCGATGGGGCGGATGGCGGCGCCTGAAGAGATGGTCGGCCCGACCGTGTTCCTGGCCAGCCGCGCTTCGAGTTTCGTCACCGGCATCGACCTGATCGTCGATGGCGGCTTCGTCTGCTGGTAG
- a CDS encoding sugar ABC transporter substrate-binding protein, whose amino-acid sequence MLTKRSLLLAAAAVIPLLGLSEMASAKEAKKLGLAVANLQADFFNQIKQSVEAYGKEKGLEIVTVDAKGDSATQVSQVQDLITQNIDALIYIPAGATAATVPTKTAKAAGIPVVNVDRNAEGAPGDTFIATNSVASAKAVCDHIAKQAGGKGEMIIIHGQKGTTPEVDRSKGCGEALSAYPDIKVVGELWSEGWHQDEGFKLTQDLLQSHPEVSIVFGQADALALGAAQAVKVANPGHKVWIAGFDGDVAALKALKGGVFDVTATQQTQGMGRLAVDAAIKLVAGETVPAEQLQDATLTTKDNVDQFIAKHP is encoded by the coding sequence ATGCTGACCAAACGTTCATTGCTACTTGCTGCCGCGGCCGTCATTCCGCTGCTCGGACTGTCCGAGATGGCGTCGGCCAAGGAGGCCAAGAAGCTTGGTCTCGCCGTCGCCAACCTGCAGGCCGATTTCTTCAACCAGATCAAGCAGTCCGTCGAGGCCTATGGCAAGGAAAAGGGCCTCGAGATCGTCACCGTCGACGCCAAGGGCGATTCGGCGACCCAGGTCAGCCAGGTGCAGGACCTGATCACGCAGAACATCGATGCGCTGATCTACATCCCGGCCGGCGCCACTGCCGCCACCGTGCCGACCAAGACGGCCAAGGCTGCCGGTATCCCGGTCGTCAATGTCGACCGCAACGCCGAGGGCGCCCCTGGCGACACCTTCATCGCCACCAACAGCGTGGCGTCGGCCAAGGCGGTTTGCGACCACATCGCCAAGCAGGCTGGCGGCAAGGGCGAGATGATCATCATTCATGGCCAGAAAGGGACGACGCCCGAGGTCGACCGGTCGAAGGGCTGCGGCGAAGCGCTGAGCGCCTATCCCGACATCAAGGTGGTCGGCGAGTTGTGGAGCGAAGGCTGGCACCAGGACGAGGGCTTCAAGCTGACGCAGGACCTGCTGCAGTCGCATCCCGAGGTGTCGATCGTCTTCGGCCAGGCCGATGCGCTGGCGCTCGGTGCTGCGCAGGCGGTCAAGGTCGCCAATCCCGGCCACAAGGTCTGGATCGCTGGTTTCGACGGCGACGTGGCGGCGCTCAAGGCACTGAAAGGCGGCGTCTTCGACGTGACCGCGACGCAGCAGACACAGGGCATGGGCCGGCTTGCCGTCGATGCGGCGATCAAGCTGGTGGCCGGCGAAACCGTTCCGGCAGAACAGCTGCAGGACGCGACGCTGACCACCAAGGACAATGTCGATCAGTTCATCGCCAAGCATCCCTGA
- a CDS encoding sugar ABC transporter ATP-binding protein has protein sequence MSLDPSHTKTPHPGLFVSGLCKSYGPVQVLADASFEVRPGEVVALLGENGAGKSTVSNIIAGSTKPDAGSITWRGKPYSPASPAAAIDAGVGMIHQELKLLPDLSVAENVYVGRLPMRGGRIDRAAMNARASAQLKRLGLDVSPERKVRTLRIAAQQQVEIAKALTLNAELLIFDEPTAALGSEETELLFKQIRKLKAEGMSFIYISHRLDEVAEIADRVVVMRDGRIVARHERADVPVRAIVEQMVGRSVERMFPPLSEPGSEALLEVENLSSPERSFQNVSFSVRTGEILGIAGLIGAGRTELVRAIAGADPISSGSVRVAGDPVHLTGPAAAIKAGVVLVPEDRKAQGVVLDQTIGENLAIGNFDHVAPNGWVFPKAVQKFAQAGISRLGVKGRPNQAISKLSGGNQQKVIIAKWISRPPKVFILDEPTRGIDVGARAAIYDVIAELARSGMAVVVVSSDLEEVLGLSHRVLVLSRGRQRGILDRSEASNVAVMELATS, from the coding sequence ATGTCCCTGGATCCCAGCCATACGAAGACCCCTCATCCGGGGCTCTTCGTCAGCGGCCTCTGCAAGAGCTACGGCCCGGTGCAGGTCCTGGCCGATGCCAGCTTCGAGGTGCGGCCGGGCGAGGTCGTGGCGCTGCTTGGCGAAAATGGCGCCGGCAAGTCCACCGTTTCGAACATCATCGCCGGGTCGACCAAGCCGGATGCCGGCAGCATCACATGGCGGGGGAAGCCGTATTCCCCCGCCTCTCCCGCCGCGGCCATCGACGCCGGCGTCGGCATGATCCACCAGGAACTGAAGCTGCTGCCGGACCTGTCAGTCGCCGAGAACGTCTATGTCGGGCGCCTGCCGATGCGCGGCGGCCGCATCGACCGCGCGGCCATGAATGCGCGGGCATCGGCCCAACTGAAGCGGCTCGGCCTCGATGTCTCGCCGGAACGCAAGGTGCGCACGCTGCGCATCGCCGCCCAGCAGCAGGTCGAGATCGCCAAGGCGCTGACGCTCAATGCCGAGCTTCTGATCTTCGACGAGCCGACAGCGGCACTTGGCAGCGAGGAAACGGAGCTGTTGTTCAAGCAGATCCGCAAGCTCAAGGCGGAAGGCATGTCCTTCATCTATATCAGCCACCGGCTGGACGAGGTCGCCGAGATCGCCGACCGTGTCGTGGTGATGCGCGACGGGCGCATTGTCGCCCGCCACGAGCGCGCCGACGTCCCGGTGCGCGCGATCGTCGAGCAGATGGTCGGCCGCAGCGTCGAGCGGATGTTCCCGCCGCTGTCGGAGCCGGGCAGCGAGGCGTTGCTCGAGGTCGAGAACCTGTCCTCGCCGGAACGCAGTTTTCAGAATGTCAGCTTCTCGGTAAGGACCGGCGAAATCCTTGGCATCGCCGGGCTGATCGGTGCCGGCCGCACCGAGCTGGTGCGGGCGATCGCCGGCGCCGATCCGATTTCCTCGGGGTCGGTGCGGGTCGCCGGCGACCCGGTGCATCTCACTGGCCCGGCGGCGGCGATCAAGGCCGGCGTCGTGCTGGTGCCGGAAGACCGCAAGGCGCAAGGCGTGGTGCTCGACCAGACCATCGGCGAGAATCTGGCGATCGGCAATTTCGACCATGTCGCGCCGAATGGCTGGGTATTTCCGAAGGCGGTACAGAAATTCGCCCAGGCCGGCATAAGCCGGCTCGGGGTCAAGGGCCGACCTAACCAGGCGATCAGCAAGCTTTCCGGCGGCAATCAGCAGAAGGTGATCATCGCCAAATGGATTTCACGGCCGCCCAAGGTGTTTATCCTGGACGAGCCGACGCGCGGCATCGATGTCGGCGCCCGCGCCGCGATCTACGATGTCATCGCCGAACTCGCCCGCTCCGGCATGGCGGTGGTGGTGGTGAGCTCCGACCTCGAGGAAGTGCTCGGCCTGTCGCATCGCGTGCTGGTGCTGAGCCGTGGCCGCCAGCGCGGCATTCTCGACCGCAGTGAAGCGAGCAACGTCGCCGTCATGGAGCTCGCCACAAGCTGA
- a CDS encoding SDR family oxidoreductase: protein MQKRFEGKTAVITGASGGIGAAMARRFAAEGAAVVVSAIDARVDEIAAGLKAEGARVASLRMDVTRKDEVAALYDLAEQQFGRVDISVQNAGVITIARIEAMTEAEWDKVMAVNTKGVFLCCQEAIARIRKHGDGGRLINTASGQARQGFIYTPHYAASKFGVVGITQSLAKEVAKEKITVNAICPGIIDTDMWAYNDAAWGRLMGDYKPGELMAEWVKNIPMGRAGSGEDVSGLVSFLASSDAAYITGQTINVDGGLIMS from the coding sequence ATGCAGAAGCGGTTCGAGGGAAAGACGGCGGTCATCACCGGCGCCAGCGGCGGCATTGGCGCGGCCATGGCCAGGCGCTTCGCGGCGGAGGGTGCTGCGGTCGTCGTCAGCGCCATCGACGCGCGCGTCGACGAGATCGCCGCCGGACTGAAGGCGGAAGGCGCCAGGGTCGCATCGCTGCGCATGGACGTGACCAGGAAAGACGAGGTCGCCGCCCTCTACGATCTGGCCGAACAGCAGTTCGGCCGCGTCGACATCTCCGTGCAGAATGCTGGCGTCATTACCATCGCCAGGATCGAGGCGATGACCGAGGCCGAGTGGGACAAGGTGATGGCGGTCAACACCAAGGGCGTGTTCCTGTGCTGCCAGGAGGCGATCGCGCGCATCCGCAAGCATGGCGATGGCGGCAGGCTGATCAACACCGCATCCGGCCAGGCGCGCCAAGGTTTTATCTACACGCCGCATTATGCCGCCTCGAAATTCGGCGTCGTCGGCATCACCCAGAGCCTTGCCAAGGAAGTGGCCAAGGAGAAGATCACCGTCAACGCAATCTGCCCCGGCATCATCGACACCGACATGTGGGCCTACAACGATGCCGCATGGGGCAGACTGATGGGTGACTACAAGCCGGGCGAGTTGATGGCCGAATGGGTGAAGAACATCCCGATGGGCCGCGCCGGCAGCGGCGAGGATGTTTCGGGCCTGGTCAGCTTCCTGGCCAGCAGCGACGCCGCCTACATCACCGGCCAGACGATCAATGTCGATGGCGGCCTGATCATGTCGTGA